Part of the Aquimarina sp. MAR_2010_214 genome is shown below.
GTTTTGTGATTTTATAAATCAATTCTTCCTGCTCAAAAGGTTTTGCTATAAAATCATCCATCCCAGATCGTATACATTTATCTCTGGCAGCATCACTAGCTTTCCCAGAAAAACCAATAATAGGTACTTCTGAAATGAATTTATCTCCATAATTATTTCGAATCATGTGAGTAGCTTGATATCCATCTATTTTGGAAACCGTAAGGTCCATCAAAATCAAGTCATACTTGCGACGTTCTATATAATTAATTGCCTCTTCGCCGTTAATAGCAATGTCAACAAAAAAATTACCTTGCGAGATCAATACCTTCATAATTAGATACTGCGTTATTTCTTCATCTTCAACAACTAAAATTCTAAATTTAGTTGCGCTTTTTGGTAAGGTATATTTTTTCTTTTTTCGTTCTGGAGTTGATTTTGTGATCTCAAATTTAAATGGAAGCTTTATATTAAACATAGTTCCTTTTTCGGGCTCACTGGTTACTTCTATCTTTCCATTTAAGAGATCTACTAGGTTCTTTACTATAGCAAGTCCAAGACCAGTACCAGAAATTCGTTTGTCAAGATCAAAGCGAGTAAATCGCTCAAAAAGATAAGGGATGTTTTCTTCCATGATACCAATCCCAGTATCTTCGATTTTAAAATTAAGACTTAGCTTATTGGTACGTTGATAATTTTTGGTTATCGAAAAGATAATCTTCCCTTCTTCAGTAAATTTGAAAGCATTGGTCAGGATATTATTTAAAATCTGATATATTCTGGTTCTGTCTCCGATAAGATATTCTTGAATGCTGGGGTCTATATTGGTCTCAAAAGTAATTTGCTTTTCTTCAGCTACCTTAGCATAAGATTCATGAAACCCATCTATTAAATTCTGAAAAGAAAAACGTTCTTCTACAATCTTTAGTTTTCCTGATTCTATTTTAGACAGATCAATCATATCATCTATCAGGGCATTAAGATGAAGGCTTTCTCTTTTTATAATTCTGGCAAGTTCTTCTTGTTCAAAAGTCAATTTGGTTTTCTCTAGAACTTCTACAAACCCTAATATACTTGTGAGAGGAGTTCTTATTTCATGATTAATATTAGCAATAAAACTATTCTTAAATTCTTCTTTCTCTAAAAGGTATTTGTTTTTAAGTTCTAATTCTTTAGCTAATAAAATTGACTCATTTTTTTGCTGTGCTATTTGATTCAGGTCTTTGTATTTTCCTGTATAATCAAAAAGAATAATTATAATTTCTTCTTTTTCAAGAGTAAACGTGACGTCGCAAATTTTTTCTGTTTCACCATCTTCTAGGTGAATACAAGGGAAGTTTAATTCTTTTTTATCAGAAGAGGTGTTTTTTTCAAATTCTCGTAGGATTTCAAAAAAGGGATGAGCATCAAAAATTAAGGAGCCTTTTTTCCAATCAAAAAAAGTAGCATCACTTTCTGTAATGATACTATCATAAGTAACATGAATAATTTGTACTTGTGGATTAAATTGCGAATGGTCGTTCTGATGTTTCGTCATGCTCACTTGGTTATTTCTTCTGCCAAATCTAAAAAGAAACTCTCGACATTCTTATTTGTTTTAGCACTGGTTAGGCCATCAAAAGGAATGTTTTTTGCTGTAAGTTGGCTTCTGATTTCTTTTTCATTAACCAGATCAAGTTTATTACCTAACACTCTGGCTGGTACTTTGATGTAATTTTCTTTAAGATATTCAAGATCTTTAGTAAGCGTTGCGTATGTTTCTTCTCTGGTAAGATCAAAGACATAAATAAAGGCATGCGATCCAAGAAGGTATGATTTTCTGGTGTCTTCTATACTAATAGAATGCCCTTCTGTATCCCAAATGATCATAGATAACTCTCTACCATCTGGAAGTTGTATCAATTTCTTTTTTATTTGAACTCCAAGGGTTACCTTGTATTCTTCAGAAAATTCGTTATCCATAAAACGTCTGAATAGAGATGTTTTTCCGACGCCAAAGTGCCCTAAAAGCACTACTTTTTTAGACAATTTCATCTGCAAAATATTTTTTTAATTTTTTAGTAAAAAGGGTGCTGTTTTCTAAATCTTTGCTAGAAATATGATTTTTAGCAAAATCTATAATCTGATCTTCCAAAACTTCTTTAAACATCATAGTATATGCTCCAGAAATTACAGCAGCTACATAATACGAGTAAAAATTTTGTATATGTATGGTATACAATTCATACTCTATGAGTTCTAAATTTTGATTCCCTCCTTCAAAAGCATCTTCAACAAAACTTTTTATAGCGGTGAGCATTCCTGCAACCATTTCTTTATCTATAGTGCCATCTGATAATGGGCTATAATCTGCAAGTAATATACCAGAGTTTTTTTCGATAACAAACATTTGTATTAACCTTGGTTTTGCGTAATCTGTAATAGCAAGATCACCTTCACTAACTCCTTGAACCTTGGCTTTAGTTTTGCGAAACCAATTTCTGAAAGAAAATGCTTTTTTTGTTTTTCTAGTAATGTTTTCACTCAATAATTTCATTTCATGAGCAATATATTTCTTGATCATTTTACCAATGATAGGAAATAAAGCTTCTACTACAGCATCTTGGGAATTTTGGATTTCTTCTCGTAAGGTTTCTGTAATGGTTGGCCCTAAGGTTTTAGGGATTTCTTGTACGAATTCCTCTAGTCTGTCATCAATTATGGGATCGACTTTATTGGAGAGCTCTTTTTTTTGGTGAACAATTTTGGTTAAATCATCAATCTTTTGAGCAATGGAATCGGCAAATTCGTGTTCTTCTGTAAAAAGAAGTTCTTTAAGAATTTTAAGTTTATCCTGCTCTTCCATAATTTAGGACAGATTGGATTATTTTTGATTGATTTTCTCGCCTAGGTTGATAAGAAGATCTCCCAATGTTTTTTTATCAACTTTTTTGGTGTCAAGCATATCAGTTTTATCAGCCAAATTATCTTCTAATTCAGTAATTCTGATATTTATATCTGTACTTAGATTGTCAATTGCTTGATTTAACTCTTTACGGGTATCATCGATAAAATCTTCAAGCTCCTTCTTTTTTGAAGTAATTTCTTTTTTTACTTTTTCAAACTCTGAATTATAAGCAGCAATATTTTCCCCAAAAATCAGATTCTTTATTGCTTCTATTTTTGAAGATGGGTCATCAGCAACTTTTTCTTCAACAGCTTTATTTTCTTTAGCCATTTTAATCGGTTTATTAGATTCTTAATTTTGAATTCACGTAAAATTAACATAAAAACGTTAGAAAAGGCGCTATAATAGCGATAATGTTAATTTTACTAATTCAAAATCTTATTCTTTTAAAAAGATTGCGTTGTACGTTTTATTCTAATTCTTAAGATAGGGATATATCGAAGTTCTATAAAAATACAAATATTCGATATACAAGGATAATAAAAATAAGGTTATTTTATCTATTTAGACTTATTTCATAAACGACTCTACTTTTTCAACCATATTTTTACTACCACAAATAAAAGGAGTACGTTCATGCAATTGAGTCGGTTTAATATCCATGATTCGTCTATATCCATCACTAGCCTTACCGCCAGCTTGCTCAGTAATAAATGCCATAGGATTGCACTCGTATAATAAGCGAAGTTTTCCATTAGGAGATTTTGAAGTATTTGGATACATATACACTCCTCCTTTTATCATATTACGATGAATATCACTCACCAGAGAACCAATATATCTCGAAGTATATGGGCGATCTTCTTTTTCTTCCTGGCAATATTTGATATAGTCTTTAATCCCTTGGGGGAAATGAATATAGTTACCTTCGTTTACTGAGTATATGTTACCGTCTTCCGGGAATTTCATATTAGGGTGTGATAAATAGTATGTTCCCAATGCAGGATTTAATGTAAAACCATTCACACCATGACCTGTAGTGTAGACAAGCATAGTAGAGGTTCCATAAATGATATATCCTGCTGCTACCTGTAAATTACCAGGTTGTAAAAAGTCATCCAAAGTTACAGGAGTTCCTGTTGGCGTTATCCTTCGATAGATCGAGAAAATGGTTCCCACAGAAACATTAACATCTATATTAGAACTCCCATCTAATGGATCCATAAGAACCACATAATTATTGCGATGGTCGTTTTTTTGCCCTTTTATAGTAATGAACTCATCGTTTTCTTCAGAGGCAATTCCACATACAATCTCTCTATTTGTAAGAGTGTTGATAAAGGTCTCATTAGCCAAAACATCTAATTTTTGTTGATCTTCACCTTGTATGTTGGTTTCTCCGGCAGCTCCCGTAATATCAACTAATCCAGCTTTGTTTACCTCATGATTCACCATTTTTGCAGCTAATCGAATTGAGTTGATCAAACGAGAAAGCTCTCCGCTTGCATACGGAAAATCATTTTGATTCTCTATAATAAATTCTCCTAAGGTTTGATTTCTTCTTGTCATTTATGGTGAAATTTAGTTGCTGCAAAAGTATTATTTTTTAGGCAACTATAACGTTTTCGGAAGTTTTAATTATTAAAGTCCATTAAGAATTACAAAAACACATAATGTGACCGCATAACATTAGAAAATTATCTGATTTCTAATACATATTTTATAGTTTTGATAAACTTTTTTTATGAATTATGTAATTAGAGATGCCAAACAAGAAGATATGGCTCAAGTGTTGGGTTTAATCCAAGAATTGGCAATTTTTGAAAAAGAACCTGATGCGGTTGAAATAACTGTTGAAGAACTTATACGTGAGGGTTTTGGAGATCATCCGCTTTTTCATTGTTTTGTAGCAGAAGTAAAAGATGAAATAGTAGGAATAGCCTTGGTTTATTATCGATTTTCTACCTGGCAGGGACGTTCTATTCATTTAGAAGATCTTATCGTTAAAGAATCTATGAGAGGAACTGGTTTGGGTAAAGCATTATATAAAGAAGTGCTAAAATACGCTAAATCAAAAGGAGTGAGAAGAGTAGAGTGGGTTGTTTTGGATTGGAATACTCCTGCTATTGATTTTTATGAAAAAAGCGGAGCAAAGCTTTTAAAAGATTGGTATTTGGTTCAAATGGATCAGGATGGAGTTAATAAATTTGTGTCAGAATCATAATGCTTTCAAAATAAGATTATCTAATTATTATTAAAGAAACACTTGGTTAATGAGAGTTTTTAAATTCGGTGGAGCATCTGTAAAAGATGCTAATGGGGTAAAAAATGTACTCAATGTACTTGATAAAACAGGGTTTTCTAATCTTGTAATTGTTATTTCCGCAATGGGAAAGACAACCAATGCTTTAGAGCGTATTGTCGAATTATATAGTAACAATAGTAAAGAACTCAAAACATCACTTCGAGATCTGGAGATTTATCATAACGAAATTCTAGAAGCACTTTTTGAAAACAAACAACACCCTGTTTTTGATAGAATTGAAGGGCTTTTACTAGATATGCAAACAACATTGACTAGAAATAAGTCAACTCAATATGATTATGTTTATGATCAAATAGTAAGCTATGGAGAGTTAATTTCAACGACCATTGTAAGTGAGTATTTAAATCACAAAGGGTACCAGAATGAATGGTTAGATGCACGAGATTTTATTAAAACAGATAACATTTATAGAGATGCCGAGGTAGATTGGGAAACTACCCAACACTTGATACTTGAAAAGGTTAATAAAAATGGTCTTAGTATTACTCAGGGATTTATTGGATCTGATGAGAATAATTTCACTACTACTTTGGGCAGAGAAGGGAGTGATTATACTGCCGGGATTTTGGCATATTGCTTAAATGCAGATAGTGTAAGTATTTGGAAAGATGTGCCAGGGGTGCTAAATGCAGATCCCAGGGTATTTGATAAAACCCAATTATTGTCTCATATTTCTTATGAAGAAGCGATAGAACTTGCGTTTTATGGAGCTTCTGTAATTCACCCAAAAACGATTCAACCTTTACAGCGTAAAGAAATACCGCTATATGTTAAATCCTTTCTTAACCCTGTTGATCAAGGAACCTCTGTAAAGAAAGGCCAACCATTGGACCCTCACTTACCCTGTTATATTGTAAAGAGAAATCAGGTTTTAGTCTCACTTTCTTCTTTGGATTTTTCATTTATCGTCGAAAATAATATTAGTGAGATTTTTAGTCTTTTTCATCAATATCATATAAAAGTAGATCTGATTCAGAATTCTGCAATTAGTTTTTCGGTATGCCTTGACGATAAATTTGATCATTTTGAAAAACTTTTAAGTAAACTTAAAGCAAAATTTAGAGTTACTTATAATACAAATGTGTCCTTATTTACGATTAGACACTTTACAAATGAAGCTATTACCTCTTTAGAAAGAAATAAAGAAATTTTGCTAAAACAAATAACCAGAGAGACTTATCAAATGGTATCCAGAGATTAGTGATATCAATTCAAGGATTTTGCTATATTTGCAGTTAGCGCAAATTGTATTTAATGCCCATAGTCACAGCAAGAGAAGTAGCCGCGGGGCTCAAAATGGAAAAAATTGGTTTTATAGGCACCTTTATTGGTTGGGTGATTCTTAAAGTTACCCGGATATCAAAAATAAATCGACAGTATGATAAACTTAGCCATTTAAAAGGGCTGGAGTATATAAATACAACACTTGATTTATATGGCGTTACTTTTGAAATCCCTGAAGAAGATTTAAAACGATTGCCAAAAGAAGGACCGTTTATTACATTATCAAATCATCCGCTTGGAGGAATTGATGGAGGGGTATTACTTAAATTAATGCTTGAACATCGTTCTGATTATAAGATTATCGCAAATTTTTTATTGCATAGTTTTAAACCATTAGAACCTTATGTTATGCCTGTCAATCCTTTTGAGGATAGAAAAGAAGCAAAGTCTAGTCATAAAGGAATTAAGGAAGCTATTTTACATCTTCGAGAAGGGAAACCATTAGGTATTTTTCCGGCAGGAGAGGTATCTACTTTTAGAGAAGGAAAGAATTATGTAGATAGACCGTGGGAACCAAGTGCAATGAGATTAGTTCAAAAAGCAAAAGTTCCTGTAATTCCTATATATTTTCATGCTCGTAATAGCAGACTTTTTTATCGTTTAGCTTCTATGAGTGATATCTTAAGAACAGCTAAATTGCCGAGTGAGCTTTTTTCTCAGGAAAATAAAGTAATCAAGGTACGAATTGGTAATCCGGTTTCTGTAAAAGATCAGGAAGAGCATACTAATCTTGAGGATTTTACGAATTTCTTACGCAAGAAAACGTATATGTTAGCCAATCCTTTTGAGAAAAAGACATTAAGAGAATCGATTCCTCAAAATTTGAAATTGCCTAAATCACCTAAAGAAATAGCTGTTGAAGGAAATATCAATGCGATAGAATCAGAATTGCAATATTGTAGAGATCATGATAAACGATTATTGACCAGTAAGAATTATGAAGTTTTTCTGGCAAAGAAAAAGCATATCCCAAATGTAGTTCATGAAATAGGAAGGCTTAGAGAGATTACATTTAGAGAAATTGGAGAAGGAACTAATAATTCGTTGGATCTGGATCCTTTTGATGAATATTATCATCATATGTTTTTATGGGATAGTGAAGCAAAAAAAATGGTTGGAGCATATCGAATGGGAATGGGTTCACAGATTTATGCTAGTCGTGGTATTGACGGGTTTTACCTTCAGGATTTATTTAGATTTGAACCAGAATTACATAAAATGATGAATGAATCTATCGAGATGGGTAGAGCTTTTATTATTAAAGAATATCAACAGCGTCCTATGCCATTATTTTTACTTTGGAAAGGTATAGTACATTGTACACTTCGTTTCCCTGAACATAAGTATCTTATTGGAGGAGTTAGTATTAGTAATAAATTTAGTAATTTTTCTAAATCTCTGATGATAGAGTTTATGAAATCTCATTATTACGATCCTTATGTAGCACAATATGTTAGACCTAAAAAGGAATTTAAGGTAAAGCTAAAAGATGCTGATAAAGATTTCGTTTTTGATGAAAGTAAAAGTGATCTGAATAAATTTGATAAAATTATCGACGAAGTAGAACCAGGAAGTCTTCGTATTCCGGTTTTAATTAAAAAATATATTAAGCAAAATGCTAAAGTAGTAGCATTTAATGTTGATCCATTATTTAATAATGCAGTTGATGGTTTAATGTATATTCGTATCGCCGATCTTCCCGATAGTACTGTAAAACCTGTTATGGAAGAATTTCAGGCAGAATTAGAGCAGAAATATTTTAAAAATGGTGATAAATAATACCATTTGTAATTTGAATTTACTGTAAAAATGATAATTATAAAATTAAAAAAGGTCTCGCAGATTTTAAAATCTGCGAGACCTTTTTTAGTTGTTACTTTATTGAGATATGGTTTTCAATATGTTTTTCTCTACAAAATCTTTGCAATATTCTTTAATCTGATTTCTGGTTTTTGTAAATGCAGTATGAATTTCTTCTTCCGTACCATCTATCTTTGATGGATCAAAGAAATTATAATGCAATCGTTCTGCCTTACCAGGAAAGAAAGGGCATCTTTCTTTGGCATTATCGCATACCGTAATGATGTAATCAAATTGCACATCTAAATATTCATCTAGGTTATTAGAAGTATGAGTAGTGATATCAATACCATCTTCTTTCATAATAGCTATTGCTCTGGGATTTACTCCATGTGTTTCTACTCCAGCACTATAAATAGTTGCGTTGTCTTTGGCAAAATGTTTTAAATATCCTTCTGCCATTTGACTTCTACAGGAATTACCGGTGCATAATACTAAAATATTCATAAGTGTTTTCTCTTTTAATTTTCCTCTTTCTAGAAGAGAATTTGTGGTGTTTGTTGTGGTTATATTATTATTTTGCTTCTTCGTTCCAAGAGTATATTGTCGTACCAGACATTATTTAGTTTCGCCACTTTTTCTCTATACCCTATTTCTCTAAATCCTAGAGATTTATGTAAATCAATACTAGCTTTGTTATTCCTAAATATTCCAGCTTGTAAGGTCGAAAATCCTCCTTTTTCGCTTTCCTCAATCAATTTGTATAAAAGTAGTTTACCTATACCCAAACCTCTATATTTTGATGTTATATAAATGCTAACTTCTGCTACTCCTTTATATACTTCTCTTTTTGAAGTAGGGGATAGGGCTGCCCAACCTGCAATAGTATTTTTGCTGATTGCTTTAATTCTACACGATTTTATGTGCGAAACATCCCATGTTTCCCAAGTAGGTATCTGAGTTTCAAAAGTGGCAATCCCTGTATCAATTCCCTCTTTATAGATTGAAGAGATTGTGGGCCAATCCTCTTGGGTAAAATATGTTATTTTGATTGTAGTATCCATCTAGCAACAACCACTACCTGGTGCACAAGAAGCAGTTTCTTCAGAATTGGCTTCTGTAATTCCGCAAACTTCTTTAGCCTTGCAATCTGTTGGATTTACGGTTAGTTTTAGGATCAACTGATCATTTTTAATTTCAAAATCTGAAATATGCAATTGCGCTGTATGAAACATAGTATTTCCATATTCTATTTTAGCAACGGCGTCCATTTCATAAGGCTTCATCTTTCCTACTTTTCTTAATATTCCTAAAGCTTTAAGAGTGCTCATATATTCTGGTTTACCTAACTCGTTTGGACTCTCCCATAGTTGAATAATAGTTTCTTTCCAGAAATCGGTACCAGTGCCACAATCCACAGCATCAACGGTAACATGTTTTACTTCGGTAATGTGATAATTAGTTCCTACCAGCATTCCTGGAGCATATTCGAATAGTAATGATTTATCTTGGTGTTCTGCTAATAGTGTTATAAAGTCTGATGTATTCATAGTTTTTAATAATTAATAGATTTAACAACAATTCTTTTTGGTCGTATTAAAAAATGAGTTTAGATTTTTTTGCAAAGCTGTC
Proteins encoded:
- a CDS encoding GNAT family N-acetyltransferase; its protein translation is MDTTIKITYFTQEDWPTISSIYKEGIDTGIATFETQIPTWETWDVSHIKSCRIKAISKNTIAGWAALSPTSKREVYKGVAEVSIYITSKYRGLGIGKLLLYKLIEESEKGGFSTLQAGIFRNNKASIDLHKSLGFREIGYREKVAKLNNVWYDNILLERRSKIII
- a CDS encoding DUF6428 family protein, whose amino-acid sequence is MNTSDFITLLAEHQDKSLLFEYAPGMLVGTNYHITEVKHVTVDAVDCGTGTDFWKETIIQLWESPNELGKPEYMSTLKALGILRKVGKMKPYEMDAVAKIEYGNTMFHTAQLHISDFEIKNDQLILKLTVNPTDCKAKEVCGITEANSEETASCAPGSGCC
- a CDS encoding cell envelope biogenesis protein OmpA; its protein translation is MEEQDKLKILKELLFTEEHEFADSIAQKIDDLTKIVHQKKELSNKVDPIIDDRLEEFVQEIPKTLGPTITETLREEIQNSQDAVVEALFPIIGKMIKKYIAHEMKLLSENITRKTKKAFSFRNWFRKTKAKVQGVSEGDLAITDYAKPRLIQMFVIEKNSGILLADYSPLSDGTIDKEMVAGMLTAIKSFVEDAFEGGNQNLELIEYELYTIHIQNFYSYYVAAVISGAYTMMFKEVLEDQIIDFAKNHISSKDLENSTLFTKKLKKYFADEIV
- a CDS encoding GNAT family N-acetyltransferase, with translation MNYVIRDAKQEDMAQVLGLIQELAIFEKEPDAVEITVEELIREGFGDHPLFHCFVAEVKDEIVGIALVYYRFSTWQGRSIHLEDLIVKESMRGTGLGKALYKEVLKYAKSKGVRRVEWVVLDWNTPAIDFYEKSGAKLLKDWYLVQMDQDGVNKFVSES
- a CDS encoding Rab family GTPase — protein: MKLSKKVVLLGHFGVGKTSLFRRFMDNEFSEEYKVTLGVQIKKKLIQLPDGRELSMIIWDTEGHSISIEDTRKSYLLGSHAFIYVFDLTREETYATLTKDLEYLKENYIKVPARVLGNKLDLVNEKEIRSQLTAKNIPFDGLTSAKTNKNVESFFLDLAEEITK
- a CDS encoding ATP-binding protein — encoded protein: MTKHQNDHSQFNPQVQIIHVTYDSIITESDATFFDWKKGSLIFDAHPFFEILREFEKNTSSDKKELNFPCIHLEDGETEKICDVTFTLEKEEIIIILFDYTGKYKDLNQIAQQKNESILLAKELELKNKYLLEKEEFKNSFIANINHEIRTPLTSILGFVEVLEKTKLTFEQEELARIIKRESLHLNALIDDMIDLSKIESGKLKIVEERFSFQNLIDGFHESYAKVAEEKQITFETNIDPSIQEYLIGDRTRIYQILNNILTNAFKFTEEGKIIFSITKNYQRTNKLSLNFKIEDTGIGIMEENIPYLFERFTRFDLDKRISGTGLGLAIVKNLVDLLNGKIEVTSEPEKGTMFNIKLPFKFEITKSTPERKKKKYTLPKSATKFRILVVEDEEITQYLIMKVLISQGNFFVDIAINGEEAINYIERRKYDLILMDLTVSKIDGYQATHMIRNNYGDKFISEVPIIGFSGKASDAARDKCIRSGMDDFIAKPFEQEELIYKITKQIAKKAAN
- a CDS encoding aspartate kinase codes for the protein MRVFKFGGASVKDANGVKNVLNVLDKTGFSNLVIVISAMGKTTNALERIVELYSNNSKELKTSLRDLEIYHNEILEALFENKQHPVFDRIEGLLLDMQTTLTRNKSTQYDYVYDQIVSYGELISTTIVSEYLNHKGYQNEWLDARDFIKTDNIYRDAEVDWETTQHLILEKVNKNGLSITQGFIGSDENNFTTTLGREGSDYTAGILAYCLNADSVSIWKDVPGVLNADPRVFDKTQLLSHISYEEAIELAFYGASVIHPKTIQPLQRKEIPLYVKSFLNPVDQGTSVKKGQPLDPHLPCYIVKRNQVLVSLSSLDFSFIVENNISEIFSLFHQYHIKVDLIQNSAISFSVCLDDKFDHFEKLLSKLKAKFRVTYNTNVSLFTIRHFTNEAITSLERNKEILLKQITRETYQMVSRD
- the fbp gene encoding class 1 fructose-bisphosphatase — translated: MTRRNQTLGEFIIENQNDFPYASGELSRLINSIRLAAKMVNHEVNKAGLVDITGAAGETNIQGEDQQKLDVLANETFINTLTNREIVCGIASEENDEFITIKGQKNDHRNNYVVLMDPLDGSSNIDVNVSVGTIFSIYRRITPTGTPVTLDDFLQPGNLQVAAGYIIYGTSTMLVYTTGHGVNGFTLNPALGTYYLSHPNMKFPEDGNIYSVNEGNYIHFPQGIKDYIKYCQEEKEDRPYTSRYIGSLVSDIHRNMIKGGVYMYPNTSKSPNGKLRLLYECNPMAFITEQAGGKASDGYRRIMDIKPTQLHERTPFICGSKNMVEKVESFMK
- a CDS encoding lysophospholipid acyltransferase family protein, which translates into the protein MPIVTAREVAAGLKMEKIGFIGTFIGWVILKVTRISKINRQYDKLSHLKGLEYINTTLDLYGVTFEIPEEDLKRLPKEGPFITLSNHPLGGIDGGVLLKLMLEHRSDYKIIANFLLHSFKPLEPYVMPVNPFEDRKEAKSSHKGIKEAILHLREGKPLGIFPAGEVSTFREGKNYVDRPWEPSAMRLVQKAKVPVIPIYFHARNSRLFYRLASMSDILRTAKLPSELFSQENKVIKVRIGNPVSVKDQEEHTNLEDFTNFLRKKTYMLANPFEKKTLRESIPQNLKLPKSPKEIAVEGNINAIESELQYCRDHDKRLLTSKNYEVFLAKKKHIPNVVHEIGRLREITFREIGEGTNNSLDLDPFDEYYHHMFLWDSEAKKMVGAYRMGMGSQIYASRGIDGFYLQDLFRFEPELHKMMNESIEMGRAFIIKEYQQRPMPLFLLWKGIVHCTLRFPEHKYLIGGVSISNKFSNFSKSLMIEFMKSHYYDPYVAQYVRPKKEFKVKLKDADKDFVFDESKSDLNKFDKIIDEVEPGSLRIPVLIKKYIKQNAKVVAFNVDPLFNNAVDGLMYIRIADLPDSTVKPVMEEFQAELEQKYFKNGDK
- a CDS encoding fructose 1,6-bisphosphatase; translated protein: MAKENKAVEEKVADDPSSKIEAIKNLIFGENIAAYNSEFEKVKKEITSKKKELEDFIDDTRKELNQAIDNLSTDINIRITELEDNLADKTDMLDTKKVDKKTLGDLLINLGEKINQK
- a CDS encoding arsenate reductase ArsC, whose product is MNILVLCTGNSCRSQMAEGYLKHFAKDNATIYSAGVETHGVNPRAIAIMKEDGIDITTHTSNNLDEYLDVQFDYIITVCDNAKERCPFFPGKAERLHYNFFDPSKIDGTEEEIHTAFTKTRNQIKEYCKDFVEKNILKTISQ